The window GCTCAAAACAGAAATTGTTGTATTCCCATGCATATAATATTAACCAACAACtataacacatgcatatagtattACAAATTACAAAATTACCCCTTTCAAAAGCGAATGTGCTTCACTTGACAAGAATCCTTGAAGCTTTATCTTGTCCTTCACTATTTTCTCCTGGATCTTCTGTCTGTTTCCACCTCTAAACGAAGGCTGCAAAGACACAATGTCGAACAAAATTACATTATTACCCTCACGCTAAAAGTAATGGGAATTTAATAGTGATTTATTAAAAGTAATTAAGGGTGACAGCACACCAACCTTTCCAGAAAGCATTTCATACATTAAAATTCCAACACTCCACCAATCAGCGGCCTTATCATGGCCCCTCCCTTGTATAATTTCAGGTGTCATATATTCTAATGTCCCACACATGGAATTTAACCTTGTGCTTTCATCAAATTGCTTTGCTACCCCAAAGTCAGTCAACATAACCTGAATAATAATAATTCAGTAAAGTTAAACCAAAACATTTTACCACAATAATAAACATCATCTTTTTAGTGACAACTGCCAACCTGGATGGTTAATACAAGTGTAGGGTCAACAGCCATTGCTTCATGGTCAATGTTGTTTAATGTCTCACCCGATGCCTCCCATGTTGAGGAGTTTGCTTTCACTTGACGGCTAGGAACAGCAGGGGGAAGAACACGAATAATCTTCAACATAATACAATCCTTGGTTGTATCATGCTAAACAGTAGCAGAACAGTAACTTGTAAAAGACAATGTAAACGAAGAAATTGCAGAAAAAACATTGATCTGATAGTGTGTAATTAGATTAAAGATTATGAGACGAAGATAATAAAGTAAACCTTCAGTTGCTGGATTTGGGATCTTAGTTGACTTCTTTCAATGCTAGTCAACGAACATGAAAGCACCGGTTTTTTAACTCCACATGCTCTCCCCAATTCTTCTTTTGAAGGAACAAAAATATTAGAAACATACCTTATATTTAGTAAGCAATGGAATAAGGGAAATCATTTCGAAATCTTCAGTGTCTGCAGCCATCACTACAAATTCAGAAAACCCCTATTCAGGTCCCTTGTAAccgtttttaaaaaaaaaaagaaaaaaaaataagttagaaccaacattaagaacaaaatatcaaaaataaatatcaaaacaaGTCAGAATAATATTCACAAAGTTGATAAACTTTGGTTAAGAAAAAGAACAAGAAACATAGCCAATTTAGTTAGGCATTGATGTGGtgaagaaaaccaaaggaaataatggaatttttttttcaaaagaagcTACAGGGGGGGGGAAACAGTTTTCGAGTCAGGGGCATCAAGGGAATTTCTCGAAAAATGAAGGTTCAGGGGTTTTTGCTGGAAACCGCAAGCAGGGGCAAAAAGGGAATTATCCGAAAATTGGAAATTCTGGGGCTTCTGCTGGAATTCGCTATCAGGGGTATAATGGGAATAATCAGGAAAATTTGCAATTTAGTTTTGATAGAGGTGGGAAGACAGGAGGTAAAAATGGGCATGGGTATTATGGGAATATTCAGCCAATGAAAGGAAAGTCTAATGATTCAAAGATTGAACAGGGGCAAAGTTGGAAAAGTAACAAGGTTATGGGAAAGAACAAGGATGGGGGTGATGTTTCGGAAGTCAAAGGGTTTGTGGGGAATAATTCTACGAGTCGGCCTGACCAGGAAGCTAAAAAATCAGAAGCAGGGGTGATCTGGAACATCGAATTGGAAGGATTGGGACAAAATTCTTACCATACTAGTTACCAATTTGAATATAAAACTGATCTGGAACATCGAATAGGAAGGATTGGGACAAAATTAGTGATCAATACGAACTGAAAAACAAATTTAGCGAATCACTTTGTTCTTCCATTTTTGTCGAGGCGATGCTTAGGGTAACAACAAATTTAACTCCTGTTTCATGATCACGTCTATTTTCAAATGTCCGAAAAGGGTAACAACACGTATTACAGACTGATCTATAAAGAAATTTATCCGAAACTAAACTCACAAATTACACTGAGAAGAGTTGTACCTGAACGAAATTGGACATCAAAGTGGTAGCTGCAGAGACGATGAGCAATGGTCTGCGAGGATCTGTAAGGCGGAAAGGAGAAGAAAGCGTAGCGGCGAGCACTGGAGGAGATGAGGTTAGACACAAACGGTGGAAGAAGGCGGTGGCGGGGACGGAAGTGGTTGTAGAACAGAGTAGAGAAGAAGATAGAGGATCGATAAGCGGAGGAATTCAAGCCATCTTCAGTGGTGTTTGTCGGTGTGTTGTTAGATAACAAGTGCCGATCGATCCCCAGTGGAGATTTCACGGAAGCGGTAGGAGAAAACGAAACCCTAATACACGCCTGGATCGCACAGTCGATAAAATCGCTCAACATCTGCACAATAAATGAAAATCGTTAGAATTCGAAAACATGTGCACAATAAATGAAAATCGTTAGAATTCGTCGGCTGTAAATCACCCAAAAAAACTGTAAAATAACATGCAGTTTAAGAAGCAATTAGCGTTAATTTTGAATTGGGGAAACAAACCTTAGTTCTTTTTTCTTCGCCATGGAAAAGCACACAAACGGAGGATAAAAAAgaagcgggttttcaaaattttggggatttcattttccccagtATCTACTAAAACCCTGGCCTAGCACGTGCTAGAGAGAAGGGAGGTGGCGATGCcttagggtttacagagagacgggaggtagagaatgaagggagatctagaggagagagtatcagagagaggagagtggattgcaaggatgaaagatagatagaagatagaaaaaaaaGGCGGGTttccaaaattttggggatttcgtttcccccttgtctactaaaagcgcgtttcattaaaattataaagcgacaggtaaAGACGATgcgcgtttaagataaagcgccctccgtgtttttaattttttttcttgagacactaaattaagggcacgcggtaatgcgtgacgtaaatcctaatttttttttgaagagatgacactattttaagggcacgtccttttgcgtatcattaatcatcgcgtgtcgtaaaaagcgcgtcattaaaggtctattttctagtagtgagaaGATAGTTGAACTAGTCACTGCTCCAAATACTGgctctacaggtcacctatacaacaaCCAGGGACCAAGCCTCAATCTATTACTCAAATTActccatttgacctaaagtcagtcTTGGTCAACGATCAAAGTTAACGGTCAACAATCAAATGTCAAAGGTAAACTTCCAGTTGGTCACCACATCATGGCCATAGTTTCCCACGTCGTGCCTGCATAACAACGCAACATATGGGTTCTTTCCCAGTCGCCACACTGTGGCAACATAAGGCCATGTCGTGGGGATTAATCTGGAAAACTTAACATATTAATCCATTTTCCTACAACTCATGGAGCTTCGAAGCTTAGATCTGGTCCTTCCcatggtcttaatggataaagtttccaactttatccattaatacaTCTCAATAAAGTTCCCAAGCCTGAATTCCTTAAAGGTCACTAATGGCATGAAAACACCCATTAAGCACCTAATCTCTATAGTTACTCATCCAAGGTTTCTAGAAGGGTTTCCTACACCTAATGGTCCAAAAAAATCAtagctttatggacatgcatttcCAATACATGTCCCTTCCGTTTTAGGTCAAAACATGGCAATAAGGAACTcaaatgtaacgcctgtgtttccgggcttgccatttgtagcaatgtaatagtctaagttaacctctgtaacccgttttgaaataataaagattgtattatttaagtattgtgtgttttgtgcttaattgcttaattatatggtttgattaattaagaataaaaataagcgtcaaaatttaagtgtaaaatatacttaatatctttggtt of the Lactuca sativa cultivar Salinas chromosome 6, Lsat_Salinas_v11, whole genome shotgun sequence genome contains:
- the LOC111896653 gene encoding probable serine/threonine-protein kinase KIN1 homolog is translated as MAADTEDFEMISLIPLLTKYKHDTTKDCIMLKIIRVLPPAVPSRQVKANSSTWEASGETLNNIDHEAMAVDPTLVLTIQVMLTDFGVAKQFDESTRLNSMCGTLEYMTPEIIQGRGHDKAADWWSVGILMYEMLSGKPSFRGGNRQKIQEKIVKDKIKLQGFLSSEAHSLLKGRFWIRIWKPREARFANDDIHEMITTGLTMAIREAILEVFRSIKTAMIEMFEKRYATVTEAATATTTLVVAAIGLQRRGMVQYQDF